From one Rattus norvegicus strain BN/NHsdMcwi chromosome 7, GRCr8, whole genome shotgun sequence genomic stretch:
- the Cyp4f6 gene encoding cytochrome P450 4F6 isoform X2, with amino-acid sequence MFEHISLMTLDSLQKCIFSFDSNCQESNSEYIAAILELSSLIVKRQRQPFLYLDFLYYLTADGRRFRKACDVVHNFTDAVIRERRSTLNTQGVDEFLKARAKTKTLDFIDVLLLAKDEHGKGLSDVDIRAEADTFMFGGHDTTASALSWILYNLARHPEYQERCRQEVRELLRDREPEEIEWDDLAQLPFLTMCIKESLRLHPPVLLISRCCSQDIVLPDGRVIPKGNICVISIFGVHHNPSVWPDPEVYNPFRFDPENPQKRSPLAFIPFSAGPRNCIGQTFAMSEIKVALALTLLRFCVLPDDKEPRRKPELILRAEGGLWLRVEPLSTVTSQLPWDLLAHPPTS; translated from the exons GTCTAACAGTGAATACATAGCTGCGATCCTGGAACTCAGCTCCCTCATAGTGAAACGGCAACGCCAGCCCTTCCTGTACCTGGACTTCCTGTATTACCTCACTGCTGATGGGCGGCGCTTCCGCAAGGCCTGCGACGTGGTGCACAACTTCACAGATGCTGTCATCAGGGAGAGACGCAGCACCCTCAATACCCAGGGCGTTGATGAATTCCTAAAGGCCAGGGCTAAGACTAAAACTTTAGACTTTATTGATGTTCTCTTGCTGGCCAAG GATGAGCATGGGAAGGGGCTGTCGGATGTGGACATCCGAGCAGAGGCTGACACCTTCATGTTCGGAG GTCATGACACCACGGCCAGCGCACTCTCCTGGATCCTGTACAACCTGGCAAGGCACCCGGAATACCAGGAGCGCTGCCGGCAGGAGGTGCGGGAGCTGCTGAGGGACCGAGAGCCTGAGGAGATTGAATG GGACGACCTGGCCCAGCTGCCCTTCCTAACCATGTGCATCAAGGAGAGTCTGCGGCTGCACCCTCCAGTCTTATTAATCTCCCGCTGCTGTTCCCAGGACATTGTGCTGCCAGATGGCCGGGTCATCCCCAAAG GGAACATCTGTGTCATCAGCATCTTTGGGGTTCACCACAATCCTTCAGTGTGGCCAGACCCTGAG GTCTACAACCCCTTCCGCTTTGACCCAGAAAACCCACAGAAGAGGTCACCTCTGGCTTTTATTCCCTTCTCAGCGGGACCCAG GAACTGCATAGGACAGACTTTCGCCATGAGCGAGATAAAGGTGGCGCTGGCGCTGACGCTGCTGCGCTTCTGCGTCCTGCCAGATGACAAGGAGCCGCGCCGGAAGCCGGAGCTGATCCTGCGTGCGGAGGGCGGACTGTGGCTGCGGGTGGAACCGCTGAGCACAGTGACCTCACAGCTGCCTTGGGACCTCCTCGCCCACCCTCCTACCTCTTGA
- the Cyp4f1 gene encoding cytochrome P450 4F1 isoform X1, translated as MSQLSLSWLGLGPEVAFPWQTLLLFGASWILAQILTQIYAAYRNFRRLRGFPQPPKRNWLMGHVGMVTPTEQGLKELTRLVGTYPQGFLMWIGPMVPVITLCHSDIVRSILNASAAVALKDVIFYTILKPWLGDGLLVSAGDKWSRHRRMLTPAFHFNILKPYVKIFNDSTNIMHAKWKRLISEGSSRLDMFEHVSLMTLDSLQKCVFSFDSNCQEKSSEYIAAILELSALVAKRHQQPLLFMDLLYNLTPDGMRFHKACNLVHEFTDAVIRERRRTLPDQGLDEFLKSKAKSKTLDFIDVLLLTKDEDGKELSDEDIRAEADTFMFEGHDTTASGLSWILYNLAKHPEYQERCRQEVQELLRDRDPEEIEWDDLAQLPFLTMCIKESLRLHPPVTVISRCCTQDILLPDGRTIPKGIICLISIFGIHHNPSVWPDPEVYNPFRFDPENIKDSSPLAFIPFSAGPRNCIGQTFAMSEMKVALALTLLRFRLLPDDKEPRRQPELILRAEGGLWLRVEPLSAGAQ; from the exons ATGTCACAGCTGAGCCTCTCCTGGCTGGGACTGGGGCCTGAGGTGGCCTTCCCATGGCAGACCCTGCTACTGTTTGGAGCCTCCTGGATCCTGGCCCAAATTCTGACCCAGATCTACGCTGCCTATAGGAACTTTCGTCGCCTCCGTGGCTTCCCTCAGCCCCCCAAACGGAACTGGCTTATGGGTCATGTGGGCATG GTCACTCCTACAGAGCAGGGCTTGAAGGAATTGACTCGGTTGGTGGGTACCTACCCCCAAGGCTTTTTGATGTGGATTGGGCCAATGGTCCCCGTTATTACTCTGTGCCACTCTGACATCGTCCGATCTATCCTCAATGCCTCAG CTGCCGTTGCGCTCAAGGATGTGATATTCTACACCATCCTCAAGCCTTGGCTGG GGGATGGGCTCCTGGTGAGTGCTGGTGACAAGTGGAGCCGCCACCGCCGCATGCTGACACCTGCCTTCCACTTCAACATCCTGAAACCCTATGTGAAGATTTTCAACGACAGCACCAACATCATGCAC GCCAAGTGGAAACGGTTGATTTCAGAAGGCAGTTCCCGTCTGGACATGTTTGAGCACGTCAGCCTCATGACTCTGGACAGTCTGCAGAAATGTGTCTTCAGCTTTGACAGCAACTGCCAGGA GAAGTCCAGTGAATATATTGCTGCCATCCTGGAGCTCAGTGCCCTAGTGGCCAAAAGGCACCAGCAGCCTTTGCTGTTCATGGACCTGCTGTACAATCTCACCCCTGATGGGATGCGCTTCCATAAGGCCTGCAACCTGGTGCATGAATTCACTGATGCCGTCATCCGGGAGCGGCGCCGCACCCTCCCAGATCAGGGTTTGGATGAGTTTCTCAAGTCTAAGGCCAAGTCCAAGACTTTGGATTTCATTGATGTGCTGCTCCTGACCAAG GATGAAGATGGAAAGGAGCTGTCGGATGAGGACATCAGAGCAGAGGCCGACACCTTCATGTTTGAGG GCCATGACACCACAGCCAGTGGGCTCTCCTGGATTCTATACAACCTGGCGAAGCACCCAGAGTACCAGGAGCGCTGCCGGCAGGAAGTTCAGGAGCTTCTGAGGGACCGAGATCCTGAGGAGATTGAATG GGACGACCTGGCCCAGCTGCCCTTCCTGACCATGTGCATCAAGGAGAGTCTGCGGCTGCACCCCCCAGTCACGGTCATCTCCCGATGCTGCACCCAGGACATTCTGCTCCCAGATGGCAGGACCATTCCCAAAG GTATCATCTGCCTTATCAGTATCTTTGGAATTCATCACAACCCGTCTGTGTGGCCGGACCCTGAG GTCTACAACCCCTTCCGCTTTGACCCTGAAAACATCAAAGACAGCTCACCTCTGGCATTTATTCCCTTCTCGGCGGGGCCCAG GAACTGCATAGGTCAGACTTTCGCCATGAGCGAGATGAAGGTGGCGCTGGCACTAACACTGCTGCGCTTCCGACTCCTACCGGACGACAAGGAACCGCGCAGGCAGCCAGAGCTGATCCTGCGTGCCGAGGGCGGACTGTGGCTGCGGGTGGAGCCGCTGAGCGCGGGCGCGCAGTGA